In the Natrinema sp. CBA1119 genome, CCTGCCGGAGTTCGTCGGACTGACCTTCGAGGTCTACACCGGACAGTCGTTCGAGCGCGTTCGCGTCGAACCCGAAATGATCGGCCACTACCTCGGCGAGTTCCAGCTAACGCGAACCTCCGTCGAGCACGGTCAGGCCGGTATCGGCGCGACTCGATCGTCCAAGTTCGTCCCACTGAAGTGATCCACGCATGGGAATCAATTACTCAGTCGACGCGGATCCCGACGCCACGGCGAAAGCCATGCTTCGGGAGCGTCATATGAGCAACAAGCACAGCAAGGAGGTCGCACGCCAACTCAAGGGCCAGACCGTCGGCGAGGCTCGGGCGTACCTTCAGGACGTAATCGACAAGAAGCAGTCGGTGCCGTTCAAGTCCCACAATACCGGCGCGGGTCACCGCTCCGATATCGACGGCTGGGACGCCGGCAAGTACCCCGAGAAGGTCTCCAAGGAGTTCATCGATCTGCTCGAGAACGTCGAAGCAAATGCGGATCATCAGGGCTTCGACGGCGAGTCGATGGAGATCGTCCACGTCGCCGCCCACAAGGTCGGCGAGTCCGTGGGCCGCAAGCCCCGCGCGATGGGGCGTGCCTCGGCCTGGAATACGCCACAGGTCGACGTGGAGATCGTCGTCGAAGAAGTCGAAGACGAGGAGGACGATAGCTAATGGCTGACGAACACCAATTCATCGAAAACGGCCTGCAGCGGTCCCAGATAGACGAGTTCTTCCAAGAAGAGCTCGGCCGCGCGGGCTACGGTGGTATGGACGTCGCCAAGACGCCGATGGGAACCCAGATCGTCCTCAAGGCCGAGAAGCCCGGGATGGTCATCGGCAAAGGCGGCGAGAACATCCGGAAGGTCACGACGGCTCTCGAGGAGAAGTTCAACCTCGAGGACCCCCAGATCGACGTGCAGGAGGTCGACGAACCCGACCTCAACGCACGGATCGTCGCGGACCGACTGGCCAACGCGCTCGAGCGTGGCTGGTACTTCCGGAAGGCCGGTCACACGACGATCGACCGGATCATGGACGCCGGCGCGCTCGGCGCGGAGATCGTCCTGTCGGGGAAGGTCACCGGCGCACGATCGCGCGTCGAGAAGTTCAACCGCGGTTACATCAAGCACAACGGCGAGCCCGCCGAGACGGTCGTCGACCACGGCCAGGGCGTCGCGGTCATGAAACTCGGCACTATCGGCGTTGATGTCAAGATCATTCCGCCGGGAGCCGAGCTTCCCGACGACTTCCAGGTCAGCGAGGACATGGATCCGGAAGAGGTCGTTCCGGACGCCGTCGAAGTCAACGCGGAAGGCGGCGTCGAGGAACTCCTCGAGGGCGAACCCGAGGCGGCCGAGGCCGCCGAAGGCGATGCCGAAGCTGCTGCTGACGAAGCCGTCGAAACCGACGAAGCCGACCTCGACGAAGACGTCGTCGAGGAAGTCATCGAAGAAGAGGTCGAGGCTGACGCCGACGAGGAGTTCGACGAAGTCGAAGTCCCCGGCGATGAAGACGTCGACGAAGAGCTCGAGGAGCTCGAGGAAGACGTCGAAGCGGAAGCCGAAGAGCTCGTCGAAGAGATGGACGAGGAGTCGGAAAGCCCCTCGGACGATGCGGACGAAGCAGATACCGACGAAGCGGACCCAGACGAGGGAGGTGACGCCTGATGGCGATCCTCCGCGTCGAAGAGATCCGCGACATGACTCCCGCCGAGCGGGAGGAAGAACTCGAGGAACTCGAGACGGAACTGCTGAACCAGAAGTCCGTTCTCGCCGCCGGTGGTGCCCCGGAGAATCCGGGTCGCATCGGCGAACTCGGTCGCACCGTCGCGCGGATCAAGACGATCCAGCGTGAGGAAGGCGACCTCGCAGACGAAGAATAAGAAACAACACAATGGCACTGACACCCGAGACCCTGCCGCGACACGAACTCAACGGGCTCCCCGTGCGAGTCGTCGAGAGCGACGACTCCTCGCGGGTCGGCCTCGAGGGACGAGTCGTCATCGAGACGACCAAGACCCTCTCGATAGAAGTTCGCGCCGACGGCGAGTCCCGGGTCGTTATGGTGCCGAAGTCGGGCTCGACGTTCGAGTTTGCGATCACAGATGACGCCGCCGATCTCGCGAAGGGATCGGGGACTGCGTCCAAACTGGCCGACACTGAACCCGCCGAGGGATCCGAGGAACGATCCTCACCCGCTGCGGACTGCGCTGGCGAGGATGTAGCCTACGTTACGGTCGATGGATCGCGGTTGCTCTCACGGCCCGCCCGACGCACGGAAACGAATGGTGACTCACCATGGCAATAGGACTAGACGTTGAAACCCCTCCGGAACCGAACAATCCGGAGGAATACGACTACGAGAAGTGTCCGTTCTACGGCGACCTCTCCGTTCGAGGACAGATCCTCGAGGGAACGGTCGTCTCGACGGACATGGACAAGACCGTAGTCGTCGAGCGAGAGTACGATGTGGCGGTCCCGAAGTACGACCGACACATGAAACGACGCTCGCGCATCCCGGCACACGTACCGGGCGTGCTCGAGCCGCTCTCGGTCGGTGACACGGTCAAGATCGCAGAGACCCGACCACTGTCGAAGACGAAATCGCACGTG is a window encoding:
- a CDS encoding 30S ribosomal protein S3 yields the protein MADEHQFIENGLQRSQIDEFFQEELGRAGYGGMDVAKTPMGTQIVLKAEKPGMVIGKGGENIRKVTTALEEKFNLEDPQIDVQEVDEPDLNARIVADRLANALERGWYFRKAGHTTIDRIMDAGALGAEIVLSGKVTGARSRVEKFNRGYIKHNGEPAETVVDHGQGVAVMKLGTIGVDVKIIPPGAELPDDFQVSEDMDPEEVVPDAVEVNAEGGVEELLEGEPEAAEAAEGDAEAAADEAVETDEADLDEDVVEEVIEEEVEADADEEFDEVEVPGDEDVDEELEELEEDVEAEAEELVEEMDEESESPSDDADEADTDEADPDEGGDA
- a CDS encoding ribonuclease P protein component 1: MALTPETLPRHELNGLPVRVVESDDSSRVGLEGRVVIETTKTLSIEVRADGESRVVMVPKSGSTFEFAITDDAADLAKGSGTASKLADTEPAEGSEERSSPAADCAGEDVAYVTVDGSRLLSRPARRTETNGDSPWQ
- a CDS encoding 50S ribosomal protein L22, which encodes MGINYSVDADPDATAKAMLRERHMSNKHSKEVARQLKGQTVGEARAYLQDVIDKKQSVPFKSHNTGAGHRSDIDGWDAGKYPEKVSKEFIDLLENVEANADHQGFDGESMEIVHVAAHKVGESVGRKPRAMGRASAWNTPQVDVEIVVEEVEDEEDDS
- a CDS encoding 30S ribosomal protein S17 — translated: MAIGLDVETPPEPNNPEEYDYEKCPFYGDLSVRGQILEGTVVSTDMDKTVVVEREYDVAVPKYDRHMKRRSRIPAHVPGVLEPLSVGDTVKIAETRPLSKTKSHVVVEVTAEATAEDLAELTSQAEPEPELSDEDFATDEDEGDE
- the rpmC gene encoding 50S ribosomal protein L29 encodes the protein MAILRVEEIRDMTPAEREEELEELETELLNQKSVLAAGGAPENPGRIGELGRTVARIKTIQREEGDLADEE